A stretch of the Sorangium aterium genome encodes the following:
- a CDS encoding AMP-dependent synthetase/ligase: MAKLENLVDLLDRALKRHGHRPVFGTKTDGRWDWITYAEFGQLVARFRGGLASLGVQRGDRVALISNNRVEWAVSAYACFSMGVAVVPMYEAQLPSEWAFIINDCEAVAAIVATPQIYGKCKDLPEKAPSLKHVVCLFDPDGARDGVPGAKISSYKELLAAGEGSPAPAIQPTSKDTACLIYTSGTTGNPKGVILSHGNIASNVCAVLDLIPFGGDDRSLSFLPWAHSFGHTGELHVMITVGASMALSESVDKILANLGEVHPTVLMSVPRIFNRIYEGVKKKMAGKPAVIQALFRAGMRAATKQRKGEPLGLVERLALAVADRVIFSTIRANVGGKLKYAISGGAALAYEVAEFVDALGITVFEGYGLTETSPVVAVNYPGARRLGSVGKPIPGVKVVIDRSETHDPKQGEIVVYGPNVMVGYYKRDEENKAVFTEDGGFRTGDLGYLDDDGYLFVTGRIKEQYKLENGKYIAPAPLEEKLKLSPLINGAMVHGDNRPFNVALIVPEMAALTEWARAEGLSFESTDAMLKHPRVVAHVQAEVDRYASDFKSFERIKQIALAAEDFTAENGMLTPTLKLKRRVALQKYGPVIEALYAGAGGAGGAEKTAPRAAAQPS; this comes from the coding sequence ATGGCGAAACTGGAGAATCTGGTAGACCTGCTCGATCGCGCGCTGAAGCGTCATGGCCACCGGCCGGTGTTCGGCACGAAGACCGATGGCCGCTGGGACTGGATCACGTACGCAGAGTTCGGGCAGCTCGTCGCCAGGTTCCGCGGTGGGCTGGCGTCGCTCGGGGTCCAGCGGGGAGATCGGGTGGCCCTCATCTCCAACAACCGCGTCGAGTGGGCGGTCTCGGCTTACGCCTGCTTCAGCATGGGAGTCGCCGTCGTGCCGATGTACGAGGCGCAGCTCCCGAGCGAGTGGGCGTTCATCATCAACGATTGCGAGGCCGTGGCCGCGATCGTCGCCACGCCGCAGATCTACGGGAAATGCAAGGACCTCCCCGAGAAGGCGCCCTCGCTGAAGCACGTCGTCTGTCTGTTCGACCCCGACGGGGCGAGAGACGGCGTTCCCGGGGCGAAGATCAGCTCGTACAAGGAGCTCCTCGCCGCGGGCGAGGGGAGCCCGGCCCCGGCCATCCAGCCGACATCGAAGGACACGGCGTGCCTCATCTACACGTCGGGCACGACCGGCAACCCCAAGGGGGTGATCCTGTCGCACGGCAACATCGCCTCCAACGTCTGCGCGGTGCTGGATCTCATCCCCTTCGGCGGCGACGATCGGAGCCTTTCGTTCCTCCCGTGGGCCCACTCGTTCGGCCACACCGGCGAGCTCCACGTGATGATCACGGTGGGCGCGTCGATGGCGCTCAGCGAGTCGGTCGACAAGATCCTCGCGAACCTCGGCGAGGTGCACCCCACCGTGCTGATGAGCGTCCCGCGGATCTTCAACCGCATCTACGAGGGCGTGAAGAAGAAGATGGCGGGGAAGCCCGCGGTCATCCAGGCCCTGTTCCGCGCCGGGATGCGCGCCGCGACGAAGCAGCGGAAGGGCGAGCCCCTCGGCCTCGTCGAGCGGCTCGCGCTGGCCGTGGCCGACCGCGTCATCTTCTCGACGATACGCGCCAATGTCGGCGGCAAGCTGAAATACGCCATCAGCGGCGGGGCGGCGCTCGCCTATGAGGTGGCCGAGTTCGTCGACGCGCTCGGCATCACCGTCTTCGAGGGGTACGGCCTCACGGAGACATCGCCCGTCGTCGCCGTGAACTACCCGGGAGCCCGCCGCCTCGGCAGCGTGGGCAAGCCGATCCCGGGCGTGAAGGTCGTCATCGACAGGTCGGAGACGCACGACCCGAAGCAGGGAGAGATCGTGGTCTACGGCCCGAACGTCATGGTGGGCTATTACAAGCGTGACGAGGAGAACAAGGCCGTCTTCACGGAGGACGGCGGCTTCCGCACAGGCGATCTGGGCTACCTCGACGACGACGGCTACCTCTTCGTCACGGGCCGCATCAAGGAGCAGTACAAGCTGGAGAACGGCAAGTACATCGCGCCGGCCCCGCTCGAGGAGAAGCTCAAGCTGTCTCCGCTGATCAACGGCGCGATGGTCCACGGCGACAACCGCCCCTTCAACGTGGCGCTGATCGTGCCCGAGATGGCGGCGCTCACGGAATGGGCGCGGGCCGAGGGGCTCTCGTTCGAGTCGACGGACGCGATGCTGAAGCACCCGCGGGTGGTCGCGCACGTCCAGGCGGAGGTCGACAGGTACGCGTCCGATTTCAAGTCCTTCGAGAGGATCAAGCAGATCGCCCTCGCGGCCGAGGATTTCACGGCGGAGAACGGGATGCTGACGCCGACCCTGAAGCTGAAGCGGCGCGTGGCCCTCCAGAAGTACGGGCCCGTGATCGAGGCGCTCTACGCCGGCGCGGGCGGCGCGGGCGGCGCGGAGAAGACCGCGCCGCGCGCGGCCGCGCAGCCCAGCTGA
- the pip gene encoding prolyl aminopeptidase, translating to MTTTGTQRRTLYPEIEPYRAGRLRVSDLHEIYFEESGNPRGKPVVFVHGGPGGGTEPKQRRFFDPAAYRIVLFDQRGCGRSTPYASLEENTTWYLVEDMEKLREHLGIERWLVFGGSWGSTLSLAYAERHPERVTELVLRGIFLLRKQELDWFYQRGASAIFPDAWEEYLAFIPEAERDDLLTAYHRRLTSPDPGLQQRAARAWSVWEGRTSCLFTNHELVAKTSGDDFALAFARIECHYFMNKGFFTAETQLLDDVHRIRHIPTVIVQGRYDVVCPPESAWALHRAFPESDLRIVADAGHSAMEPGILHELVEATDRFR from the coding sequence ATGACGACGACAGGCACCCAGAGGCGAACGCTGTATCCCGAGATCGAGCCGTACCGCGCCGGGAGGCTGCGCGTCTCCGATCTTCACGAGATCTATTTCGAGGAGTCGGGCAATCCGCGCGGCAAACCGGTGGTCTTCGTGCACGGCGGCCCCGGGGGCGGCACGGAGCCGAAGCAGCGGCGCTTCTTCGACCCGGCCGCGTACCGGATCGTGCTCTTCGACCAGCGGGGCTGCGGCAGGAGCACGCCGTACGCGAGCCTGGAGGAGAACACCACCTGGTACCTCGTCGAGGACATGGAGAAGCTCCGCGAGCACCTCGGGATCGAGCGCTGGCTGGTGTTCGGCGGCTCGTGGGGGAGCACGCTGTCGCTGGCCTACGCCGAGCGGCACCCGGAGCGGGTGACGGAGCTCGTGCTGCGCGGCATCTTCCTCCTGCGGAAGCAGGAGCTCGACTGGTTCTATCAGCGGGGCGCGAGCGCCATCTTCCCCGACGCGTGGGAGGAGTACCTCGCGTTCATCCCCGAGGCCGAGCGGGACGACCTGCTCACGGCGTACCACCGGCGCCTCACGAGCCCGGACCCCGGGTTGCAGCAGCGGGCGGCGCGCGCGTGGAGCGTCTGGGAGGGGCGGACGAGCTGCCTGTTCACGAACCATGAGCTCGTCGCGAAGACGTCAGGTGATGATTTCGCCCTCGCGTTCGCCCGGATCGAGTGCCACTATTTCATGAACAAGGGGTTCTTCACGGCGGAGACGCAGCTGCTCGACGACGTGCACCGGATCCGCCATATCCCGACCGTCATCGTGCAGGGCCGCTACGATGTCGTCTGTCCGCCGGAGAGCGCGTGGGCGCTCCACCGCGCGTTCCCCGAGTCCGATCTGCGCATCGTGGCGGACGCAGGGCACTCGGCGATGGAGCCGGGCATCCTGCACGAGCTGGTCGAGGCGACCGACCGGTTCCGTTGA
- a CDS encoding host attachment protein gives MAKKAARKTWILVSDASRAQLYREEPAGKGFTLLESYNHDESRARVRDLMADAHGRKPNGTSSGNGSLGNGAGGQYLGRPGAAPDTDPKEVEKQKFAQELAAVLEKGLNEHAYETLVLVAPPHFLGLLRGTVSKQVSNHIEASVDKDLSWLDGPRLTERLRELRAG, from the coding sequence ATGGCAAAAAAGGCAGCACGGAAGACGTGGATCCTGGTCTCCGACGCAAGCCGCGCCCAGCTCTATCGCGAAGAGCCTGCGGGCAAGGGCTTCACCCTGCTCGAGTCATACAACCATGACGAGAGCCGGGCGCGCGTGCGGGATCTGATGGCCGACGCGCACGGCCGCAAGCCGAACGGCACCTCCAGCGGGAACGGCAGCCTCGGCAACGGCGCAGGGGGCCAGTACCTCGGCCGTCCCGGCGCCGCTCCCGACACCGATCCCAAGGAGGTCGAGAAGCAGAAGTTCGCCCAGGAGCTCGCGGCGGTGCTGGAGAAGGGGTTGAACGAGCACGCCTACGAGACGCTGGTGCTCGTCGCGCCGCCTCACTTCCTGGGCCTGCTCCGCGGCACGGTGAGCAAGCAGGTCAGTAACCACATCGAGGCGAGCGTGGACAAGGACCTGAGCTGGCTGGACGGCCCTCGGCTCACGGAGCGGCTGCGCGAGCTGCGGGCCGGGTAA
- a CDS encoding OmpP1/FadL family transporter, protein MQKPTIRAVLSVASAAGALLLPAGDAVAAGLYFTDRGVRPSSRGGAYIAGGDDLGAIAYNPAGVYEAGTQVLFDVGLFEWRSRHTRQAIVRQVDPNTGEPTGASFVQTMDPVTGSAPVLPIPTLAASFKVDPRWVVWGGMWAPYAALSSYPEQVNGMPAPQRYALLTLEGSALALLGVGAAYAPSPEWRFGAGLGALVGTFNSRMVVSGCLPERMFCAPEDPEWDIHSELSVAPIVAPTGQLGALFVPTPRWRVGLAFQLPIWVRAPAKFRARLPAAPVFERAVQEGEDADVAFDLPWVLRAGVEARVVDDLRVELGLGVEGWSMHDDILVEPDGVVLRNVAGFPEAFRVPAVSFPRRFENSLSARLGGEYSFDLAGARWDLRAGVSLEQSAVPPEYLSVLTIDATKLTTAAGLGVHLGRWRLDASYAHAFAADVRVDPRKARLPQVSPVRANPPEDPNTINGGAYSARANVVGLGVAYTFEAAGSGVTRPAARAAAP, encoded by the coding sequence GTGCAAAAGCCCACGATCCGCGCCGTGCTCTCCGTGGCGTCCGCCGCGGGGGCGCTCCTCCTGCCCGCGGGCGACGCCGTCGCCGCCGGGCTGTACTTCACCGACCGCGGCGTCCGCCCGTCGTCCCGCGGCGGGGCGTACATCGCCGGCGGCGACGATCTCGGGGCGATCGCCTACAACCCTGCGGGCGTCTACGAGGCCGGCACCCAGGTGCTGTTCGACGTCGGGCTCTTCGAGTGGCGCAGCCGGCACACGCGCCAGGCGATCGTACGGCAGGTCGATCCGAATACCGGCGAGCCGACGGGCGCGAGCTTCGTGCAGACGATGGATCCGGTGACCGGCAGCGCGCCGGTGCTGCCGATCCCCACGCTGGCGGCGTCGTTCAAGGTCGACCCGCGGTGGGTCGTCTGGGGCGGGATGTGGGCGCCGTACGCGGCCCTCTCCAGCTATCCGGAGCAGGTGAACGGCATGCCGGCGCCCCAGCGCTACGCGCTGCTCACGCTCGAGGGCTCCGCGCTCGCGCTCCTGGGGGTCGGGGCGGCGTACGCGCCGTCGCCCGAGTGGCGCTTCGGCGCCGGGCTCGGCGCGCTGGTCGGCACGTTCAACAGCCGGATGGTGGTCTCCGGGTGCCTCCCGGAGCGGATGTTCTGCGCGCCCGAAGATCCGGAGTGGGACATCCATTCCGAGCTCAGCGTCGCGCCCATCGTGGCGCCCACGGGCCAGCTCGGGGCGCTCTTCGTCCCGACGCCGCGCTGGCGTGTCGGCCTGGCCTTCCAGCTGCCCATCTGGGTGCGCGCGCCGGCCAAATTCAGGGCGCGGCTCCCCGCGGCGCCCGTCTTCGAGCGCGCCGTCCAGGAGGGCGAGGACGCCGACGTCGCGTTCGATCTGCCGTGGGTCCTCCGCGCCGGCGTGGAAGCGCGGGTCGTGGACGACCTGCGCGTGGAGCTCGGGCTCGGCGTCGAGGGCTGGAGCATGCACGACGACATCCTCGTCGAGCCCGACGGCGTGGTGCTCCGGAACGTCGCCGGCTTCCCGGAGGCGTTCCGCGTGCCAGCCGTCTCGTTCCCGCGGCGGTTCGAGAACTCACTCTCGGCGAGGCTCGGGGGCGAGTATTCCTTCGACCTCGCGGGCGCGCGGTGGGATCTGCGCGCCGGCGTGAGCCTCGAGCAGAGCGCCGTCCCGCCCGAGTACCTGTCGGTCCTCACGATCGACGCGACCAAGCTGACGACGGCGGCCGGCCTCGGCGTCCACCTCGGCCGGTGGCGCCTCGACGCGAGCTATGCGCACGCCTTCGCCGCGGACGTGAGGGTCGATCCGAGAAAAGCGCGGCTCCCGCAGGTGAGCCCGGTGCGGGCCAATCCGCCGGAGGACCCGAACACCATCAATGGCGGCGCCTACAGCGCCCGGGCGAACGTCGTCGGGCTCGGCGTCGCCTATACGTTCGAGGCAGCGGGGAGCGGCGTTACCCGGCCCGCAGCTCGCGCAGCCGCTCCGTGA